In Lolium rigidum isolate FL_2022 chromosome 7, APGP_CSIRO_Lrig_0.1, whole genome shotgun sequence, the DNA window ATGACTTGTGTAATAGAAAAGATAGTGAATACAGgattgttttagtttaaatttgtgtTCGTTTGAGCCTTACATGTTTATAATCGCAAGGTTATAAATATGTGGCGTTGTCACGACTAGACCCGGTTTCGGGGCGTGACACTCTGATCACAGAAGGGGCATGCAGCCGGGTGTGGAAGTCCCCGTCTACTCAATCTGTCAGCAGTCCAGCATCTGTTCCTGCTAGCCAGCCAGAGGAAGACTTTTCAGTTAGGTGGAGCCCTCGAGCGCCAAATCTGAAGCGCCCCTGGCATATCCACCCTGCCTCCAAACAATTACCTTAACTTTATCACAATtttaatgtatctagacactatttagtagGCATGACATCCAAATTTTCATAAAGTTGAGATACTTTTGATTGGACGGAAGGTGTATCTATAATTAAAACATGTTTATATATCTTTGTATGTAGATAAAGTTAAACAGTTTTTTCGGATAAAACGGTTGATATTCGCTGGCCTTTTAGGAATGGAATGAGTATAAACTTTCTCTGTATTTCTGTAAATCACATGGCCTATTTGCTGGTAGCAAGAAGCCGAGACCAAGTACATTGTACAGAGACACTTTGTTCCAACCGTTGGAGAGAGCGACACAGGGGTTTTGTTGTACGTGTCAGAGCCGACTCCTCCTCTTTTCTGTGACCATGGACCGGCCATGGATCATCAGGTTATTTTACATGGCTCTCACATGGAGTCTAAAGGTGGACCACTCTATGTAAAATTCCAAGTTTACGATTTGCATCATACGAAGGGACAAGTTGTTGCTTTCAATGTTCAATTTTGTTTTCATGGAAAGAAGTTCAGATTTGAGGCCCCTCGTCTGGGTTAGGCTAAATCACGGTTTCCTGCTACGTATAATTCTGTTGTGACGTGTTCATTTTACATGGTATaacaaggagagagagagagacacacACGGGAGTGAACGTAACAGCTCTCTATAAATTTTCTAACAGAATCTTATTAGGAGTGAATTGATAAAAAGTGTATAATTTTAAAAAAAAGTCAGTATACACATAGAGAACAAAAACGTAAATTCGTTAGTCATGCAATCTAGAACATTGTCTCAAGAACAAAATACACGAGTACTATGCATAACTTTTATAAGAAGCTGAGTATTGATAATTAACACAAGATATTTATTACGACATCACGTTTCTATTCTCCACTATATGGTTTCCAGTGGGCACAGCGTCTACACGTATATATAGTCTAGACAACCGTCTAAGGCTCTATGCTCAGTTGTCTCTAAGCTAGATATAAATTTGCTACAACCTTCTATGAATAAAGAACTTCACAAAGTAGAAATTGTGCTTGGACGGTTAGTTCAGCACCTATTTAACAATATATAATTTAATTAATGGAAAAAACATACAGTCGAGTGCCTTACATTTTAGATATGTTTACTCCAAATAATGAAATTATATTGGGATTTTGCGGTCTAAGTATTTTCTCAGTTCTCTTATATATGAAGATTTATTGCCGCAAAGTGCATGTAACTTTAGcacacataaataaataataattttATGTAATTTTAGTTTGAATTTGGGTTTCTCTTAATTTTATAAGAAAgtaactatagaatggaacaagtAAGCTAAAATGGCAAATCACGATCTATCACCATGTGATGTGAATACTTTGAAATATTGGATAGACATGAAAACTTGATTAGATGGTGCGCTAAGGATGCATTATCTAATCTTCGAGCTTCTAAAAGACTTTCTTGTACTAGTGCAAGCGCTCAAAATAATGTCAGTGTATAAAACATCTCGATGTAAATAGTGCGAACTATTTACGAAGTATAGCGCATCGTAGAGAAAAATATCAATATAAAAGGGTTCTTTGGTTGCGCTGATCCCAATCTTTTTCTCCCGCTCATTTCATGCAAGAAAACATCGATTTTTATTGAACAACCCTACATATTAATGCAAAATCCTAATACGGTTTGTCATTCTCATCCAGGCAAATTTTTTATTTATCCTTGTATGTTTCTTCTACCGCGCAAACAACTCTAGAGTATTCCTAATAAGGTGAAACTAAGCTGCTAGAAGCCGGGGTGAAGAAAAGGCCATGGCATGCTTTGCCTTAATTATGAAAGTCAAAATAATGTAATTTACGATATATTGGGTTGTGACCAAAGTTTACCCTACCAAAAAAATTATCATGACCAAAAGGTTTGCTCTTGCTTGGATAGTTGCCAAGTTTTTGGGATCCTAATACTCCATTAACAACTCTAGTTTAATTTTTTAGCCAATATTAGCAAACTTGTGGGCAAGGAAAAGCTCAACCAAAATATTGGCTGACCAAATTTTGCAAGGCAATCTTGGGTAAAAACCAAACAGACCCTTATATTCATCTATAACAACACCTAACAATTTAGCTAGTTGTAGGCCATTCGTATGGCTCGCATTGGGACGGACGTTGAATCACTTTTTGCATGTCATCGTGAAAACTGGAAGTATGCGATTTGCATTATGCGAAGCGAGACATGTTGTTGCTTTCTATGTTCATATATTTATTTTCACGGCAATAAGGTAAGATTTGAGACCCACACCCACGTCGTCTCATGTGCATGTGGCCATGTGGGCATGTGGTGTTTCTTGCTTCATTGAGCAGGGTATCTAGCCATGAAAATTGTATTGTTTTTTGCTGCAATATGCGCTCATTTCTACATGGGTAGAATAGCATGGATAAGGTAGGCTCAACAATTGTGTATCTTTCATCTTTGCAAGTTACGTCCTGGGCTGAGATAACGTCCAAGCATCCTGAATGCAATCTGCTCTCTTTTCTGTGGAAGACCCTGAACGGGAATATGCTGTATTGCTGGTGGAAGAAACCATAATCTCTAGCTGAAGTTGATGACATTGACATTGAGTGTTTATAAAGCAGGGACCATCGATTGTTGTCTGGCATCTAAACGTCATATTCCTGAATCCTGCCTGATGCCGATAGGCTTAGCAGCAGCTTTTTTAAGTCCTGTAAAATTCGCATAACAATATTCCCCCAACATGGAGGTATCAGTAGCTTATGTTATCGAACTGGAAGCACCACAATTTATGCAGGCGATTACAACCATGGCAACTGCACATGACTGGTGGCAACTAAAAGGCGATGGAAACTACAGCCATACAAACTAGCAACAACTTAAGACACCTTTTACTCCAGACTGATTTTAGAAAAGTGCTATAAACATTATACCATGTAACTTATGAAACGAGGCACACAAGTAGTCCACCTCACACCCCACTCAAGCAAAAAGAACTTGCCAAGTGACAAGGACATGAATTATGCAGCAGCCCAGCGTCCAGATCACAGATCCAACAATTACAAGTGGAGCAAGCAACTTTATGGCTGGGGTACGTACTGCCTCCGTGGAAAACAATCAAGGCAAAACTAAATCAGCAGATAAGATGACAGAAGCAATTTCTAAAACTAAAAAAGCTTAACTGTGAATTACTGAATTATCACAAAATTTTCACAGATTACTCGCACATGCCTGAAGCACACAGGTCTTTTCGACTCAGCAAAGAACATTCTGTACAATGTTTGTCACGTAACAGAATAAATATGATTCATGTTGCAAAATGGTAGAGGTACAACAGCAgctacaaaattggtggtgtgaAGAGAGAACTGATCGTCGTTAACTGATTAAGCCTCGACAGAAACAACGTTACTGGAAGAAGTCTTCACCTTCTTACTACCTTTCTTGCTTGATTTGCTTGATTTTCTTTTCTTGCCCGGCTGTTCAGGGCTCTCTTGTGCAGGCTCTTCCGGCAGGATTTCACGGTTCTGCACTGATGAATCGTTTGTAACATCTCTTGCTGTGCCCACATCTACTACATCTGTGTCAACAGAAACAACATTGCTACCTTTCTTGCTTGATTTTCTTTTCTTGCCCGGCTTTTCAGGGCTCTCTGGTGCAGGCTCTACCGGCAGGATTTCACCATTCTCCACTGATAAATCGTTTGTAACATCTCTGGTTGTGCCCGCATCTACTACATCTGGGTCAACGACAGACATCCGGGTCAAGGTGTAGTCCAACAAAAATGTGCTGCGTACTAGTCTATCAACTCTGCTGAAGTGCCTTTGCGAGTATGGAATAAGGCCCTCGAGTAGCTCACTGATGCCTTTTATCTGCACAAACAAAAGAAATATCTGAGAAAGAGAGCAACAGTTTGTCACAGAGTATCGATATGCTATTCAACAGAACTCTTCAAAACAGAAAGGTAAAAACCTCCACGATGTCAGTGGGAGGAAAGCTCCTCAACACCCGAAAAAGCACAAACTGTGCAACATGACAAAACTTGGGCTTTGTATTCCATTCACGTATATACTCGAGAAGCACGCGAAGCCCTTCCTTTGGGAGACCATGAAGGGCTTTTTCTATAGGGTCCTCTGGATCAGCTTTCCTGCACGCCCAACAATATGTCAAATTTATTCAAAAAAACCAAAGTGAGCTCCTTCGAAGATGATTACCTGCAGAGCTGTGAGAATAACTCAAGAAGCCTGCGCGGTCTTCTAAGCTCAAATGCGAGTTGTATTGCTTTTGTGTAGTCAGAATCTGATACTGCATTTTCCAATTCTTGGCCTCTTAAGACTTCCTCCTCCTGCAACAAAGGTGAATGCAGGTAAGTATTGAACATATATCCAGGGAACAATAGGCACTCACAGAAGGAAACATGTACAGCAAGTGGTAATTCCATCAAGACATAAGAATATACACATACAACAAACGATATAAGCCAGCATCCCAATACTAAACCACTAACTGgaagtgttcaacagactcagccATTTACAAGGACTAAAGATCGTGTTTTCAGTGTCGTTACATTTTGGGAAGATGATGTATTCGGAGTCGTTTGCCCATGAAATTAGACAAAGACAATGGTGTTGCAGGCATAGCGCTATGCTGAAAATATAATAGAATACTGCACTTGCCTTTTTAAGGAAATCTTCCTGCTTATCTTCCAACGTGCAATCGTGCCAAAGGTTAAGGTCTGAATCAGTTCCACCAGTAGCAAGCATTTCAGTTTTCCTACCAATAGCCAATGCCCAAACCTGTTGAATAACTGACAGTCAGATGGGAAAACAACACTTACTGGCGACGAGGCTAATGAATCACACCACCAAACTGCACATCATCACCCAGCTCTAAATGGAACACAAGTCAGATTCATCACTAGATTCTCTTAAACACTGGTACCAGCAGTTCAATGTGTAGTGTTTTAGTTGTCAATGCAACATAAAGACTACTTCCAACATACAAAAGAAACGATGCTACTGCGATATCATAAAATGATGATCTATTGAGCTAAGGTTATAAATGATAACTAGCAGAGCTACATAGCATACCTTCCCATCATGCTTGTCATAAGTAGCAATGCACTCATTTGTTTTTATTGTCCATAGCTTCACTAAACCATCACTTCCTACAGTAAGGAAATCACAAGAGAGTCAGCCCAGTGTCCCACAACTTGATACCTAATAAAACAATAAAAATGCACAGATTTCTGATTACCACAAGAAACAAACTGAGTTCCACGTGAAAGGAATGATGCTCTCAAAACACTTGATGTATGGCCCTCAAATGTCTTCAAGCATGAGCCGTCAGGAACATGCCATATTTTGATTGTTCTGTCACCGGATGATGTTATGACACATCGTTCAACAGGAGAAAACTCAACTGACCAAATGCCCCTTTTATGCCCTTTAAGAACAACAGAGGACACTAGGTTTGGGAGTTTCCAAATGCATGCCGTTCGGTCCTACAGAATCATGGTAGTGAGACCTCACAGTCAAATGAGGCAAGTCAAACCTTCAAGAAAAGTTAGCATACTCAATCTCACCTCAGAACCACTGCAAACAAGGCCATCATCAGGTGAGACGGACAGAGAATTAATATCTTTATCATGTGCAGCTACACCAGCCTTTGCTTTGAGAGGAACTTCACCGTTGGCATCAATCAGCTCATCATCCCAAGTCCAAACCTTGATGGTTCGGTCGCTAATAACAAGGGAGGCTTATTTTAGAAGATTGATAGCAATACAGAATAGAAATGTATAAGGGAACTATCATTCTGGTCAGAACTTGTAATGAAGAATGAAGTGTTGAGCAGATCTGCTAATTCCAGGATTTGGTCTTAAGCATTAGTTAGCTGAATGTGTCTGaatccacaaataagtgaaaCGACCCAAAGACCAAGACAATCTCAAGTTACATTACATACTACTTAAGCAATTCAGCCACAGTGCTACGTACAGTAACTTGATTTCAAAAGGCAGAGTTAAATTCCCTCAGAACACCTGCCCAGCCCCCATAGACATGCAAAACCATACCAAAACATGACATCTCAAAAAAATTCTCACGACTGACAGATAAGTATATGTTTTAATTATTCATCGCCCGTACGAATTCAGAACGAACTGAATATCGCTATTAGCTGAAAAAATGGAACAGTTATGATTTTCAAACTAACCTGCTGCCACTAACAAAAAAGTTCTTCGATTTCTTTGAGAAAGCAACACAACCAATAGCTCCTAGATGGCCTTTGCCGGTACCAATGCAGCTTCTCTTTTCCATATCCCACAACTTTACCTGTAAGATACCAAATGTTACATctacaatacaaaaaaaaatagcgcAGGACCAAATAACAGCAATCCCACAAAAAAGTATGTTGATTCAGCAATATCTTCAGATAGCACATAAGACTTACAGTATTATCTTTGCTTCCAGTTACAACAAGTTTCTTCCCAGAAGCAGAGACACAGGTGTCAAGGCAAACAACAATTTCAGTGTGGCCAGCCAGCACATAAGAACATGACATTGATGCAACATCATAAACACGGACCTGCATATGGAGGAAATGGTGTGAGAAATTAGAAACTCAGAAACCCGATAAAACTGTAACAAGATTATTAACACACCTGCTCTAAGTTAGTGGCTACAGCAAGGTACTGTTCCTCTTCCCCAACAAACTTCAAATCAAGAATCTCGTCGTTATAACCTATTAGACGTTTATATAGGTTCAACTGGAAGGTTCCTTCATCAGTTCTCGTACAAGAATAGAACAAAAATTCTTGATCAGCAGTGACACATAGCAATCCTCGGTCATCTGGCAACATAACAGTAGCTGTAAAGCCTCTTCTTGATTCCTCATTCTCTGAGTTGATGGTTACATCGGATGACTTCTGCTCAAATACACAAACAGCGCTGTGGAATGACCAGAAAAGGGATTGAGAAATTTATTTTAGATGCATAATAATATGAAGTATACGAAAACTGTATACACAAGAACAATGAACAATGTACCTTTCCAAGCACCATATGCGAACAACTCCACGTTCACCAACTGTAAGACAATAACCATTTGCTTTTTCCTTCAAATTTGCCGGTTCAACACCCAGACAAGCCAGGAAGCCACTTCCTGGTCCAATGAAGGAAACACCTTCTATCATTTCATAAGCCGTTATTGTCTTCTTTGAGCTATACTTCCGAAGATCCCACACAGTCACAACCTACAGATACAGATGTTCCATCAATCACACTGTTGGTAGTCATTACCACTTTGCAATGTATGAACTGAAGAATAACGCAATGGTAGCTATGAAAAAATATCTAGACAAATAAAAGCATGATTTAACTAGCGCCCTTCCCCATGAAGATCCAATATTTTGACAGTTTTAATCAACTCCAAACCCCAGATTTAATGACGGACCCGATGGAGCTCATGGCATCTTCAAAGTATACACTAGCACACACAGAATATGAAAATGTAACTTGAAACATGGGTGGGATTTATGCTAGTTTGCCATATCGAACAGATGTCAACACTTTGGCTATACCTTATCCCTCCCTGCACTGAGCAATGTTTGGCCATCTTCTGATAATGCCAACGAAGTCACTGTTGACAGATGCGCCTTAAGCACAGCAATGCATTTTTTGCTTTCAAGGCTCCAAACCCGCACATCGCCATCGTCACTTCCTGAAAATAACTAGAGATCCagaaaataaagagggcataaataCCACATATACATATCATTAAAACCAACTATAGCTCGGTGTAGCTAATACCGAGTTACCAACAAACAAGAATAAAAAGCAGCTTTCAGTTGATCCTGTTTGAAAGTAAGACCAGTTACTTATCTGCAAAATCATACTCACCAGAAGGCGCTTTGGATCTTTATGGAACATTATGGTGGTGACAACCCCTGTGTGGCCTCTAAAAAAATGCGTGCAAAATCCACCATCTACATCCCACACGCACACCTTCTTGTCTGCTCCAGCGGTCGCAAGCAACCCACCAGAAGCATGGCATGCCATGGCCATAACAGGACCATCATGTCCCTG includes these proteins:
- the LOC124674644 gene encoding transducin beta-like protein 3, translated to MALSQGPKKNYRCDRSLQQFYTGGPFAVGTGAPGGDDGAEAEAFLACACGSDLRVVSAADASAIGDPIDGDSEAVTALALSPDSRLLFAAGHSRLVRVWDLASRTCIRSWKGHDGPVMAMACHASGGLLATAGADKKVCVWDVDGGFCTHFFRGHTGVVTTIMFHKDPKRLLLFSGSDDGDVRVWSLESKKCIAVLKAHLSTVTSLALSEDGQTLLSAGRDKVVTVWDLRKYSSKKTITAYEMIEGVSFIGPGSGFLACLGVEPANLKEKANGYCLTVGERGVVRIWCLESAVCVFEQKSSDVTINSENEESRRGFTATVMLPDDRGLLCVTADQEFLFYSCTRTDEGTFQLNLYKRLIGYNDEILDLKFVGEEEQYLAVATNLEQVRVYDVASMSCSYVLAGHTEIVVCLDTCVSASGKKLVVTGSKDNTVKLWDMEKRSCIGTGKGHLGAIGCVAFSKKSKNFFVSGSSDRTIKVWTWDDELIDANGEVPLKAKAGVAAHDKDINSLSVSPDDGLVCSGSEDRTACIWKLPNLVSSVVLKGHKRGIWSVEFSPVERCVITSSGDRTIKIWHVPDGSCLKTFEGHTSSVLRASFLSRGTQFVSCGSDGLVKLWTIKTNECIATYDKHDGKVWALAIGRKTEMLATGGTDSDLNLWHDCTLEDKQEDFLKKEEEVLRGQELENAVSDSDYTKAIQLAFELRRPRRLLELFSQLCRKADPEDPIEKALHGLPKEGLRVLLEYIREWNTKPKFCHVAQFVLFRVLRSFPPTDIVEIKGISELLEGLIPYSQRHFSRVDRLVRSTFLLDYTLTRMSVVDPDVVDAGTTRDVTNDLSVENGEILPVEPAPESPEKPGKKRKSSKKGSNVVSVDTDVVDVGTARDVTNDSSVQNREILPEEPAQESPEQPGKKRKSSKSSKKGSKKVKTSSSNVVSVEA